The genomic interval AGGAGGAACCAACACCGCCaacttgatctcagacttctaggctccagaactgtgagacaaagTATTTGTCATTTGGACCATCCAGTTGTGGTCTTTTGTTGTAGCAGCCCAggaaaataatactaataaaggAACATTTTCCTAATTTGGGCCAATAGTTATGGTTGCCAAGCCATACATCCATCAAAAGTCATACTCCCCGAAGGAGCAACTTTTTCTAATTTAACAATCTAAACTTCCTTCTGAGACACCCACCTTACTTTTTTGTGGCAAACTGCTGAATGAATGTTTTTTATCTGCAGTCAGAATGTTTGCATCACTACAAGATTCACTATTACTAATAACATTGTAGCATTAGGTGGTTGGGCCTTTGGGAGATGGGATAAATACCCACAAAAAGGACCCTTGAGTTGGCTTGCCTCTTCTATTATGTGAGAACACAGTGAGTGAGTGCCATCTGTGAAGCAGTAAATGAgcccctcaccagacaccaaatctgccagcaccttgatcttggacttccctgcctctagaactgtgagaaataaatttctgttgttgttaAACTATCCATTCTAtggtatttgttatagcagtGCAAACAGATTAAGATAGCTaccaaatgtttgttttttaatttttattaactctAAGTTGTTTTAATATGGCTGATAGAGGTGTTAACAAAGTCAGTCTACTGCATTACTGGAATTTTTGAGAAAGATTCTTGGGCATATGACCAGTTCATTTAAGTTAACTATAATCCACACCACTAGCTCATGACCAGTTCATTTAAGTTAACTATAATCCACACCACTAGCTCAGAcattttgtttttaggaaatCATGTACAGGCCTCAAAACCATTTCTTTATTAGATTCTgtaaacaaaaccagaaaacacagtagtcttcctttaaaaattacttttctctCTTAGAAATGGCatgcatttttcttctcatttttggagtggaaggagggaaagaagggttACCAGATGGCGAAGAGCTtatgataagaaaaatgataccAGTGAAAAATTTTCAAGAGTTTTTCTTCAATCTGTTGTCTTGGGTTACAGGTATCTGAGAAGAAATAACCACCAAAGACGAAGGagcatatttcaattttattgtttGGAATCTACAATTACAAAGTGGTCCAAGGTCATTTCTCATACCCCACTGCacaatacatatacacatatttagaAAACTTACAAAAATGTTCTTTACAAAAATGTGCTCTAAGACTTATCGTAGTTTACTGGCCAAGCATAAAAAATATACCCCAAATGCGcacctttctctattttttttgtacattcttattgatatttattgatttatagcTAATCTTATATGCACAGAACTAAGCATTATTTTACTGCAACAAACTTTATAAAAAGgttataataaagtttaaaagtaCTTAATATTTGTAAACACTGAGAAACAAACATACTCCCTCTCCAAATTTCCAGCTGTCCTGTGCTCGCTATTTTTAAGGTGAAGGTTCCCATTGCTTGTTGAATTAATGATGCCATCTAAGCAGGCTCACCTGCACCCACTACCACCTTAGGGAAGTATTTGTTCTTTCATCAGTATGGGTATTTGCTGAGCATCCAGTCTGGGGCCCCCTAACTGCAGATGTTCTCATATCTGGACTTGAGAGTGACTTACAgtgattgtttattttttgaggcagagtGACTTCAAATATCTGtgtacacaatttttaaaatcagttgtcTTCCAGAACTCTGGATTTTCCATAATGTGTGTAGTGTGACTAGAGTAAGTACAGTGCTGGTATCTTGGGGAGGGACAGGTGCAGGTTTAGAATTAGTTTATTTTACAAAGTTCTCTTCTCATGACACTCATgttaagaagaaagaaggaaagagcacAGAGGCAGAGCTGATGGAATCTCATAAAATTAATAACAGCCAATACTGTTTGTCAAGCACCATGCTGATCCTCTCTGGCAAATAGTTATCTAACATCTAAACACCCTTTATAAAGCTCTTTCTTTTCTGTAATCTAAGTCAGTCTTGGCATcctgttcttccctcccctttaTCTCCTGTCCCTTGACTGCCTTTTGAAACCTCTGGTCTTTCCCATTACCTGCTTCACAGTTTGTTTGCTGACTCATCAAAGGTACATAGTGATGAGACAGAGAGTGCTATCCTGTGTTTACTCATTGAACTTGCTACTACAGCAGGAGGCAAAATGGGCGTGGGCTGGGGCCAGTTGAGACCAGAAGTAAAGACTTCTCATCCATGAACTTGGGGCCATTGATAGTCAGAAAGAGGAGACTATTGAGTATCAGACTGACAGCAACTTGATGTATTTGAAATAGCATTGGATTTTAGGTCTGGTCTTGGATGTGTCCCTTAGCCTCCATCAAGTCAACCCTTTTCTGAGCTTCTGTTTCCTCATGTGTCAAATGGGGAAAACCCCCCAAAGAAAGTAATGGGTATTAAATGAGACCATGTATTTAAAACTTCCTTATAAATTATTAAGTTCTATGTAAACATAAGTTGTTGGATTAGAAATggatataaaggaaaaaataatttttatggttTAAAGTTCTATAGTTTAAATTCTTATTAATATTTGGATATGTAACTAAATATGGTTAGGTTTTTCCTGATAAagccctatttattttctttctctatctgttcactaagttgctgatccTGAGTGATGATATCAGTCTCTTGTGTTCACAATGCTCTAAGCTTCAGCTTCTAGGAGCCCACGGGTAGGTCTGTGCTATCACAAAGCCAGGTCCTAAGAGACAGGTCTGAAAATCTCTCAGAAAAAAAGTCAGTTTCACATTAATGGCAAGGAGATTTTGTTGACTATTGGTATAAAACAAGGATCACtgccaaaaatgaaagaaatattaaagaagaacTTCCATGGCAATGACTTCCTGCAGAAAACTTGATCCGACCTTCAACTGCTGGataaattactttcatttttaagatgTATTGAGAAACCACGTTGATATCTTGGTCACctggaaaaatacatattttttttaatctacagaGAAAGTAATTATCAATTTACAGAGAAAAGggatgtaaaaatatatttctttaaagccCTTTGTAATTATAAAAGGGAAGTTAATTCCAGCAATAATATGTCTTAGAAAAGAACACTGATGATTATAAATGCAAAGGATTTGGTGTTGATGTTCCAGATGTGAAATGTGCCTGTTGGTCAATGTTGGGTAACTGGGAGAAGTAGAGATATCTCAGATCTAAGATGTCTCAAGAGAGATCATGACATATCCTTTGAACAAAGGGCATTAGGGAACTGGGTCAAGAGCAAATAGTTGAGAAATAAAAGTGGTTTCCTTTTGCTTGCctactcaaaattattttcacagaATTGATGGGATGGTGGAGGTTTCATTTCCAAAAGagggaagaaataataaagaaatactaCTTTATAGCTATAACATACCCATGGAAACCCAAATTTATCTAGAAATGAGCACTCCCAAAGGTAAAGAACTCTCTGAGTGGTTCTCACCCCTGGGTCATTACATTACAATTGCTGGAAGATTGTAATTTAACCTAGTTAAATTTGAATCTCTTAAGAGCTAGGTCTAGGGCAttggtatttaatttaaaatgctccTCAAACTATTCTAATGTGTAGAAAACCCTTAGGTCCCAGAGCTTCCTGGACTTCTGTAATTCTTCCAACAGCCATCAGTGTGGAGCTCAGTGATGCACAGCCAACATCCTCTTTGTGTCATGTGAGGCTTTGAAGCCTGCCTTTCAATCTTCTATCAAGGAACAGATAGAAGGGGACACACCTCTTCTCCCACAAAGGTTGCCTCCTTTGGCCTGCCTCTGCTTTTACCCTCCATTTCCTACTCTCctcagaataaacaaataaaatggcaaGCCCACCATAGTAAAGCTAAGGAGAAACCTGGGTGAACTTCCCAGAGAGGTAAAGAAGCTGTATGTGTGTCGTGAGTGTGCTGCTCTCTGCCCtaggaaaaggaaggggaaatgaGTTTTATGTCAGTGGACTTCAGGAACGTGGGATGGCTCTCAACTGGATTTCCAAGAATGGGGCTGGTGTATAAAGATACTCAATGAGAAAAATGTCATCTAACATCAGGTATGGGTTGTTcttataaaatttcctttaatcCACTGTGCTGAAGAGAGGGACTTACCCATCCTCTCCTACTTGACCTGTTCACAGTGAAAgctaattaaagaaagaaaatttagattATTTAATATGATGGTCTTCCATGTAAAATCTAAAGTTCCAGAGATGTGATTTTTCTATAAATGCAAGACTTATTTATATTTCACACTTTAAATAGTGGCTTAGAGGTAGTTAAAAGTTTTAagcatttctgttttaaaagtagGTTTTCCCTGGGTTTGGATGGATATGTTTGCCTTCCTGGATGCAGTGATGCTGTTTTCCAACAAACAAAGCAAACCAAGAGGGAGTCAGCAACATAGCAAAGTACCACAAGTAGCTCCTCTTCCCAGCCCAGTTCTGTAGTTCCTGAGTACCTCTGGGATAAGGAGAGGAAGAGACAGGTCTACTTACCAGAGTCATGTTTCAATAATTCATCCTTTATCATCTGGAATCCATCTCCACCATTGGCCAAGTAGTTTGGGAGGGTCACCTTATATACCTCATCCATTTTAAGAGGCTCGTAACTGGGTACTCGACACTTAGTGCAAAGGACATCTAATTGGACCACTCTGTCCCCAGGTTTTCGAGAAAGATCATATACCACATGGATtcctagaaaataaatgaatctatATGTTTTCACGGGATCCAACCAGAGACTTCTATTAACTAAGAAGGGGATTTTGGCCTACATCTGGAATTTGGAACTAGGCTTGGTTCTCCATTAGTTCAAACTTAAGTGAAATTTCATCAAGGGAATGGACGTGACACTGCTGCTGCCCTTTCTTGGTTAGCTTCATCCTTGATACCCTCTAGGAGACGTGAGAACCACAGGAAGGGAAAATGGCTCTAGATTAGAATGGGCAAGGTTGATTCTGCAGGGGGAAACCACAACTCTTTCCTCACCCccagtttttaaatattgagtAATTGTTCCAGTAACTTGTGGcttggaaaatcagaaacataTGAGAGGTACAGAGTATTCATAATAATTTTGAAGACTAAAACGTAATAAATAGGGATTGGGTGATTTTCACAAAAGAATGTAGCTACCCAGCACTTTGCCAAAACTATCAGACCTGCTGTTTCCTTAGCTCCCTCCTGGGAAAATGCCTGGATGTCAGGTTACCCTATAGACAGTGGGCCAGGACCCCATCCTGCAGCTGCTCAATCCTGCAGCAACTTGTTCTGCAAAGGGAAGACTCGCCAAAGCAAGTCAAGTGGGGCCACTGTGACCTAAAGGCAAAAACTGGGTGCAAAATATGGTCTTGGAGTAAAATAAGATGATTAAGGATTAATTCACTGCTCTGTGAAATTAATTATTAGAGAAATCATTTCAGAAACCCTTACTGATATGACAAGCATTTGTTTCTGTTCAATATTCAGTGTAATCCAAGAAAATAGTGAGACAGTTTTTCTCATTGCACTTGATACTTGAGGACTTGCCAGGTCATAGTAGGATTAGAGTCAGGTTCCAGTGCCTGTGCAGGCTTCCCCTCCCAGACACTGCATTCCTATGAGCCTCCCCATGGTTCCAGGCAATTAATGACTAGAATagaggagagtttttttttttttaacaaagaatatTGAATGTTTAAACAACTAAGATTTTAATAGACCTTAAGGCAAAAGACCTGCTTCATGTTTAGTGGGTCAGTTCCTGTGGAGGGCCCATCTAAGATCCAATTCAGATTTAGCAAATATTGCCTATTGTTTGGGGGCTTTGATCCTAGCCTAATCTCAGTGGTCTAAGAGTCCATGACCATTGAAAAATGAGGTAAAGGTGTTGGGTGGGGAAACCCCAAACAAGCCTGGTCACAGAGGTCCTGTCTTGGTGAGCACAAAAATGAGCCAACTATCAAGAAATCCTGTATCACCTTGGATGGGTGACTTACCGCCCACCTGTAGGAACTCTCCTGTGGACTGGCCGTATCGATACACACTGTGCTCAAAAGCCTTCTTCAGGGTGGAGCCTTTTAATTGGACCAAGTCAAATGTGCCTCCAAAGGGCAACACAGCAGCCAGGTTCTCCCAGGTAATCGTGCCTGAAGGCAATCCCAgatgagggaagaaggaaagtagCTTGAGAAAACTCTTTACCCTAAGACAAATTTCTCAGGGTCAGCAGAGGAGGTTAGGGGGATATGAGGCTGTTAGAGCAACAACTATGGAAGGAATGGACTGAAAAGCCTTTATTCTACAGTCCACATTGAGCAGGGGTGGAGCTCACTAACAGCTGTGGCTTAGCCTTGGATATCCAGGTTTAGGGCTGTATCTCTAGTAGGTTGTTATCCTTTGCTCAGTTTCTCTGGACAGGCAGTATGTCTCTGCCACCTGTCTCTGTTTGACAATGAAATGAGCTCTGGGTCTTACACTAATAATGATTGGATTTGACAGTATATCAAGAGTGTCATGGATATATCTGTCTTGTCAATTTGTTTTACCATATGATATAATCTTGGATATCTGTAAATATGCTAAAATACCAACTTAAACCAATTGTATATCTTTTCTAGCACAAGAGACTGGTAGTTATATCTTTCTCTTTCCAGATGCCAAGGTGGAGGCTGTCAATAATTTGCATAAATCAGCAGCAATTAGTATTTAGCTTTGCAAGTCAGAAATGTAGACCAAGCTTGGGTTCTGCTAACCCTCACTGCTGTGTCTATGTGTGAATACATATGAGAATGCATGTGTGTGTCTTTTGGACTCACAGCTAACCCAAACCAAGACACTGACATTTTGCTACATGGCTGACTGCACAGGTGAGCAGAGGAGTATCAGTGCAGGGACctcagaagggaagtgggtcagaAAGCCAGGGATGCTGGGCCTGGAGAGCATACCATTGTTCTGTTCATCAATTGGTGACCGGATGCCACCTCCATTTAAAATGCACATGGACACATGATTCCAGAACATTTCATCTGGGTGTCTAAGGTTGTTGTTAATCTGCAATAATAGCAAAAATATACATTAGTTGTTTTGAGTCTTCTTCCTCAGGATCAGTTCCAGGAATCTGGTTAGTTCTcctgagaaaataaaactgttcttTCCCTGCTTCTCTGTTCCCAGAGATTCCTCAACTGTCATTAGTCAGAACTAGTTTTATGCGATATTAGtcataaaacaattattaaaCTACTTATCTTTAACTAGTTTATTTATCCTCTGTTAATCAGAAGCAAAAATATGATGTTGTGACCAGTCCCATTTTAGACTCTTAGGAATGGGAAGCTCTTGGCCCCCTCTCCTAAAACCCCTGTCCTTTCAGGCTGGTGGGCCTTAGCAAAATGGTCTCTCAAGGTGTAGTCCTGGTGTTGAGATGGCTCTAGTGTGGACTGGCCTGCAGTGCTGCTCCTCATAGTCTCCTTCAGGACAGGCAGGGACCTCAAGCCCGCTCGGTACAAGACTTCATGCTTATCAGAAACCAGCCTCCATGTGTATGTCCCTAGCCAGGTCCCAACCTGGCAATTTTGGAGACACAGAGAAAGTGTTCTAAAAAAGGGAAATCAGATCCAttctgacttttattttataaaatatatgtttaattttataaaatatgtttagttacaagaaataaaatgatttaaaaaaaatacagtccaGAAAGTAAAAGTTCTCTTATATTTGCCCCTGCCTTTTTAACAGAGAGGTAAGCCCGGCTAACAGACTGGGGTGcttctttagatttttctctaaACATGTACAAACTGGCTTCCCTCACACTAACTGCAGGATGCTGAGGAGCCagtatggttcttatctttaaaagcATGAATGTTGTCATTTACTTGGCAAACCTTTATTGGGTGTGATTATATTCTAGGCACAGGGCAGTGGGCACTACATGCTGATCCCTGACAAAGGAACAGACTCCTGGGTGCCCCTGTGAGCCTGTGGGAGTGGTGTATCTGACCTGGGAGACCTCAGTTCAGCATGACTCCCAGGAAGCTACCAAGGCCAGTCTGCCCCCACACAAATGCTCCTCAGGGGTAATCTTGTTCCACTCTTGGTAAAGGACTTATTATTATGATAATAATTGTGCTGTCATTTGGGGAAAGAGGTTTCAGAGACACAAGGTCAGGTTCTCTGAAGCCAAGTGAACAGATCAGAGAAAATCAGTCTTGCCAAGTTAGAGATAAAACAGATGTGTTTTATCTCTCTTCAGGTTGGCTGAGTTTATCTGTGTCCTTAGCTcatcttacagaaagaaaataatacccCAAATTCAGACATTCAAGAAGGACACTTTAAAATAGAGGTTTTAATTTCTGTAAAGTAATTGTCACCCAATGTGGTCCAGGCACCTTGCCACCTTACTCAGTGCAAAATCAGCCaagcttttgtcttttttttttttttgtaaaagaaaaccCCAATTCTGCAACTATCAGTTTGTCCCTAATTgcatcttccttcctctccccatcttccttccctcccttctctgccCCTGCAGTGGACTCACCATAGCATCACAGATCAAGTTGCCCATGTTACACTCTTTACGGCGGCATGATTGAGTAGAGCCATCCAGATAGACAATCGTTCTCCCCAGTTCTTGGGTAGAATAATTATccaattttattctccatttgTTAATGTCTGCTTTGATGCTTGCATCTAGAATAGAAAAGAAGGATTGAAGGAGGGAGGGGGGCGAGGGAGGAAGCCTGTAGTTAAAGCAGATCTCACAATGGGGAAATTCTGGAGGAGAAATCAGATTTTATCCAGCTTACCTACTGTGAGTACACATTTCTTAACCATATGTGTGTACGTTTTGGGTTGGCCATGAAATTTCCTTAGGAACATCTATTTTGTTTCTGAGtcccagacaaaaaaaaataagaaagacacgACTTCATctgatgaataaagaaactgaggacCACTGGACCTGGGCATCTTGCCCATGGCACACAGCCCCTTACTGGATGGGGTGCCAGGATTTGAGCCCTGCTCTTCACCAGTTGAAGCCCTTTGGTTTAATAATTAGCTCTTCTCTGAGCTGAGAGTAGCTTTTGCTTGTCAGAATCAAGCTTTTTAAAAGGCAGAAGAAGCCATGAAGTACAAAGTCTGATGTTGAAAGGACTTGAATAAGCAAATGGGGATTTTTGGCCTTTGGgagttttaaatttccttatctataaaggGTAAACTCAAGGAAGAAGCTAGATTTTTCTATTCTCCTgaaaacattaaacaaagaaaGGGTAAAATCTAGCCACCTATTTTTTTGAACTGGTAGAATATTCCTCTGAATTTCACATACCTTCAGGAATGCTGCTATTCAGAAGAATAGGATTTCCATGTGAAGTGATGACATCTCCCTTTTCATCAAACTCAACCTTCAAATAGCCTAGGTATTTGCCAAAAGCATAGGCCTGGACCACAGGAACCTTCCGCCCATCATCAGAGGTGACTATAAATGGGTACTTCCCAACAGGCACCTCTGTACAAGGTGCAGTGCCTGAAATAAAAGAGCCAAAGCTGATCAAGTTAGTCCTTGTATGCGGCTGGCTGCAGGCCAGCAGGCCCCTGGCAGATGACAGTGAGTTTTAAATTGATGATTCACCAGCTGCTGTTCCACATAGCTGTTCTTTCAAAGCCCTGCCTGGGTATTTGCCCATTTCTGAATGCCCCTTTTGGCACATGAATTTTTCCATTCTCAACTCACCAGGCATTTACTAAGTTCTTCCTAAGTCTAGGGCATTGTGCTGGGAGCTCTGGGGCCCCAAAGATGGAATATTGCTAAAATGATCCTACCTCCTTTCTGGCTCTGGCTCCATTCCCCCTAGCTAGATAGATGAGCCACACCACCTCACTTTACTGCACTTCACTTTCTTTGCCTGTAAAGTGGGCAAAATAACAATTCTTATTTCAAGAATCATTGAGGGCTGTTGAGACTCAAAATATCAAAGCTTCCTAGCATGGTGCCTGGCGGCATAGTGGATACGCAACACAGTTCTTTCCCTTAGAAAGTGATGGCAATTTCTAGAAACTCTGGGCACACGATCAAGAGCTTAGAATCATTCATGGAAGATGAGCAGAAATGGCAAAGACCATCTTGGGTTTTGTTAAATTCTCCATCCCCTCAGATGCTGTTTGGAAGAGCCGTGTTCAGTAAGTGCTGCACTCTTTCTTTCCCAGCTAAACCCTCACACCTATCATATTTTGTAGGTGTTTTGTCTCAAAGGGGGCACCAAGGAGAGCTTGGAAGCTGTCAATCACCAGAGGCTTCCTACACATGGGCTTGCAGGAGGGTAAGTGTGGCCATGTAGGGAGCTTGGGGTGCCCAGCGTCTCATCACTTGGCACATTTAAATTCTTTAACTACACCCCTCCTTAATGCACATGGTAGTTCATATCTTACCTCCACAGAAGTAATGACATAGCTGGATCTTCTTGGAGACTATAAAGATACCCTTGACCCCACTGCTGTTTCTGTTACCTTCCTTATCACACCCACGACTAGTCTTTCCTACTAGATGTTTACAGAGGGTCTAGAGAACTTCAGCATATGTTGATTACACACATGCCCCAGTTCTGAGAATGGGCCATGTGCCAAGCCCTGGGCTATATCTCATTTAGTACTCCAACTTTCCCATGAAGCAGGTCCTATAATAAGCAGGTCACAGACGAGAAAACTGTCATAGGTGAAGAGCTCAGTGTCACACAACTAGTATGTGATAGGAAGCTGATTGAAAACCAGAGCTATCAGACACTATATCTTATGTTTTCTCCACAACCCAACACAGCCTACCATGTGTTATTTGTATAAAGTCTGCAAGTTGATTGCCAAATGTCACTTACAAAATCACAAGCAAACCCAGTTTTGCACCTtcgtgtccccagctctttttcttcACCTAAGACACACTGGGGTGGCAGCCCCCTTCCAGGGTAATAACCATGGGGCACATGGTTATACTCTGTCTACACAGAGCCACATGTTTGTCTTTGGAAACCTGACTCATCTTCTGGGAAGGAGTGAAACTGTCCACCAGATCCTGTTCCAGTCATCTAGCTAATAACTCCTTCAGGAACCAAACAGAGAAGTGGTGGAGCTGTGGACTGACATCTGGAGTTGGGAAAAGAGGCGTATGGTAGCAAAGTACAGTGTTTGAAGGAACCTCAAGGCATCCTGCCCTGGGAGCCTGTGATCTGCACAACTGTCCTGGTATCACATGGTAACAGACAGAGGTACCAAGGGACAGACAATTGCAAATTACCAGCACCTCACTAACAAGAAACAGCTGTTGCTAACTTCGAAGTCCTGTTATCTTGCTTCCTCTGTGAAGAAAAGATGAATCAAGAAAAGTCTTGgaactttacttttaaaaaaaggcGCCCAACTGGAGATCAGTGAGAATCTC from Ictidomys tridecemlineatus isolate mIctTri1 chromosome 8, mIctTri1.hap1, whole genome shotgun sequence carries:
- the Nt5e gene encoding 5'-nucleotidase encodes the protein MDPAAAPASVLLLLALDALLWPVAGAWELTILHTNDVHSRLEQTSKDSGKCRNASLCVGGVARLFTKVQQIRQTEPNVLLLDAGDQYQGTIWFTVYKGSEVAHFMNALRYDAMALGNHEFDNGVEGLMNPLLKEVNFPILSANIKAKGPLASQIAGLYLPYKILSVGGESVGIVGYTSKETPFLSNPGANLVFEDEIAALQPEVDKLKTLNVNKIIALGHSGFEMDKLIAQKVKGVDVVVGGHSNTFLYTGTAPCTEVPVGKYPFIVTSDDGRKVPVVQAYAFGKYLGYLKVEFDEKGDVITSHGNPILLNSSIPEDASIKADINKWRIKLDNYSTQELGRTIVYLDGSTQSCRRKECNMGNLICDAMINNNLRHPDEMFWNHVSMCILNGGGIRSPIDEQNNGTITWENLAAVLPFGGTFDLVQLKGSTLKKAFEHSVYRYGQSTGEFLQVGGIHVVYDLSRKPGDRVVQLDVLCTKCRVPSYEPLKMDEVYKVTLPNYLANGGDGFQMIKDELLKHDSGDQDINVVSQYILKMKVIYPAVEGRIKFSAGSHCHGSSSLIFLSFLAVILVLYQ